DNA sequence from the Alkaliphilus metalliredigens QYMF genome:
ATACCTTCAACATTGATCCCCCACTAATTATCAAGGCCTATAGCTACTGTAAGCACAAGAAAAACATTAAGAGTGTCAAATATGTTGGTGGGGTTGCACGAAATTGGTATGACTTAGGCATTACTACCGTGGAGCAGCTTCAAACATATTTACTTAAAAAGGGAGAAAAATTTGCTATTTATGATCGGATCTTTAAGGCCATGGGATTTATTGGTCGAGAACCATCAGAGGCTGAAATTGAAATTATGAATAAATGGGTTGATGAGTATCAATTTGACCTCACGGTTATTTTAAAGGCTTGCGCTAATTCCAGTAAAACCTCTAATCCAAATATAAATTATATTAATGGTATTCTAGCGGATTGGTTCAAAAAGGGGATCCGTAATGTATCAGACATCGAGCAGTTAGACCAACAAAAAAAGGTGACTCCCTCACCAGCTAAGTCCAAAGCTTCCCCCCCTGCTACCAAGACTAAATTTCATTTAACGGAAAGTCGTGGTTCAAAGTATAATGCTAAGGAATTAGAGGAACTCGTACTCAATCGCAACAAAATAAATCAGTAGGAGTGTCTATGCAATGAAGAAGGCATTTATTAATGAGATATTAAGGAACTATGAAAAGAAAAGGGATTATACCAAGACCAAAAGACTCCAACGACTGCAAGAGGTCTATAGCCGGGTGCCAGAGATTAAAAAAATTGATCGGGAAGTGCAAAAACTTGGTATCTCTATCTCTAAATCCCTCATCCATGGTGAAACACATCCAGAAAAAATGATAGATACCCTTAAAAGTCAGTTACTGAAGTTAAAACAAGATAAGGCTATGTTATTAACCGAAAACAATATTCCTCTTCAATATTTAGATGAGGAATATGATTGTTCTCAGTGTAAGGATACTGGCTTTTTAAATACCGGAAAGAAATGTAATTGCTTTAAACAAGAAATTATAAACTATTCCTATAAAATGTCCAACCTATCCACTGTATTACAAAAGGAAAATTTTAATCATTTTAATATGGCGCTTTTTTCTGAAGCTTCCTTTGAAGAACAAGCTCAAAGTCCTCGAGAAAATATGCTCCATATACTGAATGTCTCTGAAGGCTTTGTTTTTAACTTTGATAAAGATAATGAAGAGAACCTATTGTTCTATGGATCAACTGGATTAGGTAAGACTTTTCTAGCTAATTGCGTTGCCAAGTCTCTTTTAGATAAAGGACATATTGTGATCTATCAAACAGCCTTTAAGCTGTTAGAAATCATCAGTGATCTTCGTTTTCAAAATAAGCAGGAAAAGAATAAGTATGATCTTCTCTTTGAAGCTGATCTTTTAATCATTGATGATCTTGGAACTGAGATGACCAATACCTTTACCAATAGTGAACTGTTTAATATCATTAATAGTCGTTTATTATCTAATAAGAAGACACTTATCTCCACAAACTTAAGTCCCAAGGAATTAATGGACCGTTACGACGATCGTATTTTTTCCCGGCTCTTTTCTAAGTTTACCGTGTTAAAATTTTATGGTAATGACTTACGATGGGAGTCACAATAAAATTCGTCTGATGCTAGCGAAAACTTTTTAAAAAAAACACCCTACTCATAATGAGTAAGGTGTTTTTTGATTTGGTGACCCCTAGGGGAATCGAACCCCTGTTACCGCCGTGAAAGGGCGGTGTCTTGACCGCTTGACCAAGGGGCCAAGTTCAGCAACCCTTAGTATTCCTCACTAAGAATCACTGAATATGATTTAACTGGTGACCCATCCGCGACTCGAACGCGGGACACCCTGATTAAAAGTCAGGTGCTCTACCGACTGAGCTAATGGGTCAAATTGTGACTACAGTTATATATATTACTAGAAGTTCATGCCGCTGTCAATCATTTTTTCGACTTTATTCACCATTACGTTTACAATCACTTTTCACCATTCATTTAATGGAAAAAAAGCTAGAAAACCAGCATATTATCTATACTGGTCCCTAACTTTTTTCCATAGAATCAGTCATGTTAAAACCTTTAAAATAAACGTTCTCTAATAATGGTCTGATTTCTCTTTGGTCCCACAGAAATCATTTTTATTGGAACACCCACATAGGACTCAATTCTTTCAATATATTTCTTTGCATTTTCTGGAAGTTCTTCATATGTCTTCATATTTGTAATGTCTTCCTCCCAACCAGGTAGCTCTTCATATATTGGCTTGCATTTACCTAATGTTTTTATGTTGGCTGGAAAGTGAGCTACCATCTCCCCTTCTAATTCATAGCCTGTACAGATTTTCAGTGTATCAAATCCACTTAACACATCCAATAGCATCAACGACATAGCCGTTAGCCCGTTTATTCGTGTGGTGTATCTTACCATCACACCGTCGAACCAGCCACATCTTCTTGGTCTTCCAGTTGTTGTCCCAAATTCATTTCCCTTAATCCGGATTTTATCTCCTACTTCGTTATCTAGCTCTGTAGGGAATGTTCCTGAACCAACCCTAGTGGTGTAGGCCTTCACAATTCCTAATACCTGTTCAATTTGATTAGGTCCAATTCCTGCTCCAATAGGAAATCCACCAGCCGTAGGATGAGAGGATGTCACATAGGGGTATGTTCCTAGGTCTATATCTAGTAATGTTCCCTGTGCCCCTTCAAATAGCACCTTCTTTTTTGCTTTTAAGGCTTCATGGGCCAGTATGGTTGTATCCGTTACATACTTTTTG
Encoded proteins:
- a CDS encoding DnaD domain protein is translated as MSFIKRSSSIDLGDTSIENIFIDVYMPMANGTYVKVYLLGYKCACEGDISLESSNMTIAKHLTLPLSDVLSAWDFWESKGIIKKHPMEEGDDTNYTVEFINLKQLYIDNNFKSIQQPSSQASEPKPFSCSPKDLVDANKVPEIKEMFMEINRIIDRPLVPNEKKEILEWFYTFNIDPPLIIKAYSYCKHKKNIKSVKYVGGVARNWYDLGITTVEQLQTYLLKKGEKFAIYDRIFKAMGFIGREPSEAEIEIMNKWVDEYQFDLTVILKACANSSKTSNPNINYINGILADWFKKGIRNVSDIEQLDQQKKVTPSPAKSKASPPATKTKFHLTESRGSKYNAKELEELVLNRNKINQ
- a CDS encoding ATP-binding protein, with amino-acid sequence MKKAFINEILRNYEKKRDYTKTKRLQRLQEVYSRVPEIKKIDREVQKLGISISKSLIHGETHPEKMIDTLKSQLLKLKQDKAMLLTENNIPLQYLDEEYDCSQCKDTGFLNTGKKCNCFKQEIINYSYKMSNLSTVLQKENFNHFNMALFSEASFEEQAQSPRENMLHILNVSEGFVFNFDKDNEENLLFYGSTGLGKTFLANCVAKSLLDKGHIVIYQTAFKLLEIISDLRFQNKQEKNKYDLLFEADLLIIDDLGTEMTNTFTNSELFNIINSRLLSNKKTLISTNLSPKELMDRYDDRIFSRLFSKFTVLKFYGNDLRWESQ
- a CDS encoding adenylosuccinate synthase codes for the protein MMPSIVIVGAQWGDEGKGKIIDYLAQEADVVIRAQGGNNAGHTVMVEDKKYSFHLLPSGVLFEDKLNIIGNGVVFDPEGFLQEIEVLKKEGINTSNIKIDERVHVIFPYHKRIDQLEEEARGEAQIGTTKKGIGPCYMDKIQRSGIRLGEMIDEEDFKDRLYKQVDDKNKIIEKIYEAEGFEKEAMYETYLKYAREIKKYVTDTTILAHEALKAKKKVLFEGAQGTLLDIDLGTYPYVTSSHPTAGGFPIGAGIGPNQIEQVLGIVKAYTTRVGSGTFPTELDNEVGDKIRIKGNEFGTTTGRPRRCGWFDGVMVRYTTRINGLTAMSLMLLDVLSGFDTLKICTGYELEGEMVAHFPANIKTLGKCKPIYEELPGWEEDITNMKTYEELPENAKKYIERIESYVGVPIKMISVGPKRNQTIIRERLF